The following are encoded together in the Candidatus Abawacabacteria bacterium genome:
- a CDS encoding YggT family protein → MATFIAFLIIFVSRLEAIISFLVLLRILLSWFPNIRANFLVKIVVDVTQPLFALVYRFFPSLRRNTIDFSPIIVFLGIQIIRDIIVYLLSQLLIKVA, encoded by the coding sequence ATGGCTACCTTTATTGCCTTCCTTATTATTTTTGTTAGCAGGTTAGAAGCAATTATCTCCTTTTTGGTCTTGCTGCGAATATTGTTGTCTTGGTTCCCCAATATTCGTGCTAACTTTTTGGTAAAAATAGTAGTTGATGTGACGCAACCGCTATTTGCTTTGGTTTATCGTTTTTTCCCTAGCTTGCGGAGAAATACAATAGATTTCTCGCCAATTATTGTTTTTCTGGGTATTCAAATAATCCGGGATATTATTGTCTATCTTTTGAGCCAATTACTAATAAAAGTGGCATGA
- a CDS encoding 50S ribosomal protein L10 has product MAVSKAQKVETLAKLNDRYKRSAACVFVNFQGMTVDDTVKLRKFLVTNGIDYQIAKKTLMRLMAQEGKVADFDEAKLNGSIGIAFGYTDEVTLAKAIKSQSKQFEALKIVAGIVNGKMVEGTVINTLASLPSREELLAKLVGTMLSPLRGFVGSLQSPISGFVRALNAYSQKKTA; this is encoded by the coding sequence ATGGCTGTCTCCAAGGCACAAAAGGTGGAAACACTAGCCAAGCTCAATGATCGCTACAAGCGAAGTGCTGCTTGCGTGTTTGTCAATTTTCAGGGGATGACTGTGGATGATACGGTAAAACTTCGTAAGTTTTTGGTTACAAACGGCATTGATTATCAAATCGCTAAGAAAACCTTGATGCGCCTGATGGCCCAAGAAGGTAAAGTAGCTGATTTTGATGAAGCTAAGCTTAATGGCTCTATTGGTATTGCTTTTGGCTATACCGATGAAGTTACTTTGGCCAAGGCGATCAAAAGTCAGAGCAAACAATTTGAAGCTTTGAAAATCGTTGCTGGTATTGTGAACGGAAAAATGGTTGAAGGAACAGTAATCAATACACTGGCTAGTTTACCAAGTCGCGAAGAGCTCTTGGCAAAATTGGTTGGCACTATGCTTTCACCTTTACGTGGTTTTGTCGGTTCATTACAAAGTCCTATCTCTGGTTTCGTTCGTGCTCTTAATGCTTATTCTCAAAAGAAAACTGCATAG
- a CDS encoding type II toxin-antitoxin system HicB family antitoxin gives MSYLAVFTQEKDGRFSALVPALPGCFSEGNDLASAKANIKEAIELYLEDEQINTPPPEMQLVASIDIES, from the coding sequence ATGTCATATTTAGCAGTATTCACTCAAGAAAAAGATGGCAGATTCTCAGCTTTAGTTCCAGCTTTACCTGGTTGCTTTTCAGAAGGTAATGATTTAGCTAGTGCAAAAGCAAATATCAAAGAAGCCATTGAGTTATACTTAGAAGATGAACAAATCAATACTCCTCCTCCAGAAATGCAATTGGTCGCTTCCATCGATATAGAAAGTTAG
- a CDS encoding NAD(P)/FAD-dependent oxidoreductase — MAKKSSTSALTKEQHLAQDKRYAEGHVYDYVIIGTGSSALTVGALLANAGYKICMLEAHDIPGGYCQTFRTGDYHFCAQVHYIWGCGPGGKIYEFLKRIGLEQDITFELYDKSGYDHMVMPDGKRVKIPYGWDNLIDSVSAAYPDQQEPMKKFIAVIQKLRAEFHHFPDRKLVWTDYLKAYRYPTIIKYRKATLQDLYNEVGLSKEAQAVLCANAGDFMLPPERLSLFSYLGLFGGYNTGAYYPTKHFKYYVARLAQFITDHDGCHIYYETPVNKVTTENDQVISVETANGKIFTGKKYICNGDPQTMSKLIGWDKFPAQEQKKLSYEYSPAGVVIYLGLDDQIDLRNHGFGSFNIWHLEQWDMNKMWKEMGEVNFTAPWIFMSTPTLHTKEGGTTPSAKQQILEIAAYTEYQPFKEAQKRSYAEYAKLKMRIADRMMQIVEEKYIPGLSKHVVVKTIGTSTTNEDFVLSPFGNAYGSNMTTAQVSGQRLKATTPFNNFFWCNASSGWAGMYGTVATGMSLYMDLTGDRFYQNDRSPTDEEAVKAILNSEC, encoded by the coding sequence ATGGCCAAAAAATCTAGTACTAGTGCTCTTACTAAAGAACAACATCTTGCCCAAGATAAGCGGTATGCTGAAGGGCATGTATATGATTATGTAATTATTGGTACTGGTAGTTCAGCTTTAACTGTGGGAGCACTTTTAGCTAATGCGGGATATAAAATATGTATGCTGGAGGCTCATGATATTCCGGGGGGCTATTGTCAGACCTTTCGCACCGGAGATTATCACTTTTGTGCTCAAGTTCACTATATTTGGGGCTGTGGACCAGGAGGGAAAATTTATGAGTTTTTAAAACGCATTGGTTTGGAACAAGACATCACTTTCGAGCTTTACGATAAATCTGGTTATGATCATATGGTGATGCCGGATGGTAAACGGGTGAAAATACCTTATGGTTGGGATAATTTAATTGATAGTGTAAGTGCTGCTTATCCTGACCAGCAAGAGCCCATGAAAAAGTTTATTGCCGTAATCCAAAAGTTACGAGCTGAATTTCACCATTTTCCTGATCGAAAATTGGTATGGACAGATTATCTTAAAGCTTATCGTTATCCCACTATCATCAAATACCGAAAGGCGACTTTACAGGATTTGTATAATGAAGTTGGTTTGAGCAAAGAAGCGCAAGCAGTACTTTGTGCTAATGCGGGAGACTTTATGCTTCCTCCTGAACGTTTGTCGCTGTTTTCTTATCTCGGTTTGTTCGGTGGCTATAATACTGGAGCTTATTATCCTACAAAACATTTCAAATACTATGTTGCTCGTTTGGCACAATTCATCACTGATCATGACGGCTGCCATATCTATTATGAGACGCCGGTAAATAAAGTTACGACAGAAAATGACCAGGTGATTAGTGTAGAAACTGCCAATGGCAAAATCTTCACTGGCAAAAAGTATATTTGTAATGGTGATCCCCAAACCATGTCCAAACTGATTGGTTGGGACAAATTTCCCGCTCAAGAGCAGAAAAAACTTTCTTATGAATATTCTCCGGCTGGAGTAGTAATTTATCTTGGTCTTGATGATCAGATAGATTTACGCAACCACGGATTCGGCTCATTTAATATTTGGCATTTAGAGCAGTGGGATATGAATAAAATGTGGAAAGAGATGGGAGAAGTCAATTTCACTGCTCCATGGATATTTATGTCTACCCCAACACTGCATACCAAAGAAGGCGGCACCACACCTAGTGCTAAACAGCAAATTTTGGAAATAGCGGCTTATACTGAATATCAACCATTCAAAGAAGCGCAAAAGCGTAGTTATGCTGAATATGCGAAGCTAAAAATGCGGATAGCAGATCGTATGATGCAAATCGTGGAAGAAAAGTATATTCCCGGTTTAAGTAAACATGTAGTGGTGAAAACTATTGGCACCTCAACTACTAATGAAGACTTTGTCTTATCACCATTTGGTAATGCCTATGGTTCTAATATGACGACGGCACAAGTGTCAGGGCAGCGCTTAAAAGCAACCACGCCCTTCAATAACTTTTTCTGGTGCAATGCTTCAAGCGGTTGGGCGGGTATGTATGGCACGGTGGCTACGGGCATGAGTCTTTATATGGATTTAACAGGGGATAGATTTTATCAAAATGATCGTTCACCTACTGATGAAGAGGCGGTTAAGGCAATTCTGAATTCTGAGTGCTGA
- a CDS encoding type II toxin-antitoxin system HicA family toxin translates to MPRFFRSISGKSMVKILNKVGFVQVSQRGSHIKLKRHKLNNTDILIVPNHDELAPGTFRNILRVAQVSLEQFDKLR, encoded by the coding sequence ATGCCCAGATTTTTCCGATCTATATCAGGAAAGTCGATGGTAAAAATACTTAACAAAGTTGGTTTTGTTCAAGTATCACAAAGAGGCAGCCATATAAAATTGAAACGGCATAAACTCAATAATACGGATATTCTGATAGTTCCCAACCATGATGAGTTGGCTCCAGGCACATTTCGCAATATTTTACGGGTTGCCCAAGTTTCCTTAGAACAATTCGATAAATTGCGTTAA
- the rpsP gene encoding 30S ribosomal protein S16 codes for MLRIRLARVGRPNQPRYRIVVTEHTAAPQSNYIEVLGNYLPTEKPKKLIIDIPRYQYWVKQGAQPTETVADLVKRAS; via the coding sequence GTGTTGCGTATCCGTTTAGCCCGTGTAGGTCGTCCTAATCAGCCTCGCTACCGCATTGTCGTTACTGAACATACAGCTGCTCCTCAAAGTAATTATATTGAGGTACTCGGTAACTATTTACCTACCGAAAAACCAAAAAAGTTAATTATTGATATTCCTCGCTATCAATATTGGGTCAAACAAGGAGCTCAACCTACTGAAACTGTTGCTGATTTAGTTAAGCGCGCCTCTTAA
- the rplL gene encoding 50S ribosomal protein L7/L12, translating into MAEVDTSKLGGDAQKILELVEKLSIVELADLVKVMEEKFGVSAAAPMMMAAQPGVGGGAGAAAEEKSTVNVMLTNAGAQKINVIKVIREITGLGLAEAKGLVDSAPKAVKEGVKPEEGEELKKKLEAVGATVELK; encoded by the coding sequence ATGGCAGAAGTTGATACTTCAAAACTCGGTGGTGATGCTCAAAAGATTCTTGAGCTGGTAGAAAAGCTTTCAATCGTTGAGCTTGCTGATCTTGTGAAAGTAATGGAAGAAAAGTTTGGTGTTAGTGCTGCTGCTCCAATGATGATGGCAGCTCAGCCAGGAGTTGGTGGTGGTGCGGGAGCTGCTGCTGAAGAGAAAAGCACAGTTAATGTAATGTTGACTAATGCTGGTGCTCAAAAGATCAATGTAATCAAGGTAATCCGTGAAATTACAGGTCTTGGTCTAGCTGAGGCAAAAGGCTTGGTAGATAGTGCGCCAAAGGCAGTGAAAGAAGGTGTGAAGCCTGAAGAGGGTGAAGAACTTAAGAAAAAGCTTGAGGCTGTAGGAGCAACAGTGGAGTTGAAATAA
- a CDS encoding YajQ family cyclic di-GMP-binding protein: MADLYSFDIVSEYNEQELTNALDQARREFVTRFDFKGIPVEITHEKEEIKVTTTDEFKLQSVIEVLQQKLVKRGISLKILDLSKKVEPAQNAQVRKVIVLKKGLKQEIAKKITAHIRDHFPKAKSQIMGESVRVSSKDKDELQTIISNLRGKEEELQTALQFTNYR, translated from the coding sequence ATGGCTGATTTATACTCTTTCGACATTGTCTCTGAATATAATGAACAAGAGCTCACCAATGCTTTAGACCAAGCAAGAAGGGAATTTGTCACGCGTTTTGATTTCAAAGGAATCCCAGTAGAAATTACCCATGAGAAAGAGGAGATCAAAGTAACCACAACTGATGAATTTAAATTGCAATCAGTTATTGAGGTATTACAACAAAAATTAGTAAAACGCGGTATCTCATTAAAGATTCTCGATCTGAGCAAAAAGGTAGAACCAGCACAAAACGCCCAAGTGAGAAAAGTAATTGTGCTCAAAAAGGGATTAAAACAAGAAATCGCCAAAAAGATTACTGCTCATATTCGCGATCATTTTCCTAAAGCCAAAAGCCAAATTATGGGAGAATCGGTACGTGTAAGCTCCAAAGACAAGGACGAACTACAAACAATTATTAGCAATTTGCGCGGCAAAGAAGAGGAATTACAAACAGCCTTACAGTTTACCAATTATCGTTAA
- a CDS encoding DUF167 domain-containing protein, with protein MKQISVIVKAHPRRKTGVIGIESDGSLIVSLASERSEGKANKLLIAVLAEHFQVPPTNVEIIKGHLSSFKVVKIS; from the coding sequence ATGAAACAAATATCGGTGATTGTGAAGGCACATCCCAGAAGAAAAACTGGTGTCATAGGAATAGAATCAGATGGCAGCCTAATCGTTAGCTTGGCTTCAGAACGCTCTGAAGGGAAAGCTAATAAATTGCTGATTGCTGTGTTGGCTGAACATTTTCAAGTACCACCTACGAATGTGGAAATAATTAAGGGGCACCTAAGTAGCTTTAAGGTAGTAAAGATCAGTTGA
- a CDS encoding FAD-dependent oxidoreductase yields the protein MNFQKKRIAVIGAGIAGLACAYELQKAGADVVVYEKNSQVGGRMSSRTKDGFVFDLGADHLCDWYDHIKEYCKELGIEWEKMRFLKYGIVHRGSIVSRDEAISWFAKLRLAVQYWRTPKMDSDFFDLSKLAQWDDSISAYDVMRRRIGKKAADYLVDSFCSTYQFHRATEISIAAMLGIINSLKVGQPKWELYRTKGGMQALPNALAKKLTIKMQHHIQKVTAHKDHCLVDQEAFDCVVMATTATTTNKLYQNPTLAQEKVLAAAKYATSISVAYRVPRKLLPDIAVIWSPYIESRQISGFVNEAMKGEELANEKDALLCVWLHEDFAKSLLEKSNEEIFSLIKPELLRICPWFNSAEQLQNHDLERWPEAMPKFYPGYLKIVQSFLASGQGEQNIYFCGDYVNSLWTEGALRGGKRTAQLILNAES from the coding sequence ATGAATTTTCAGAAAAAACGTATTGCCGTTATCGGAGCTGGGATCGCAGGCTTAGCATGCGCATATGAATTACAAAAGGCTGGAGCAGATGTTGTTGTTTATGAAAAAAACAGCCAAGTCGGGGGCCGTATGAGTTCACGGACAAAAGATGGTTTTGTCTTTGATCTTGGCGCTGATCATCTCTGTGATTGGTATGATCATATAAAAGAATATTGTAAGGAGTTGGGTATTGAATGGGAAAAAATGCGCTTTCTTAAATATGGAATAGTGCATCGAGGCAGTATTGTCAGCCGAGATGAAGCCATCAGCTGGTTTGCCAAGCTACGGCTTGCTGTACAATATTGGCGTACACCAAAAATGGATAGCGATTTCTTCGATCTCAGCAAATTAGCTCAATGGGATGATTCTATCAGTGCTTATGATGTAATGCGAAGACGCATCGGGAAAAAAGCTGCTGATTACTTGGTAGACAGCTTCTGCAGTACGTATCAATTTCACCGTGCTACAGAAATCAGTATCGCAGCCATGTTAGGCATTATTAATTCATTAAAAGTTGGCCAGCCCAAATGGGAGTTGTATCGAACAAAAGGCGGTATGCAAGCGCTACCAAATGCCTTAGCTAAAAAGTTAACCATCAAGATGCAGCATCATATTCAAAAAGTGACAGCACACAAAGATCACTGCTTAGTCGATCAAGAAGCATTTGATTGTGTGGTGATGGCTACCACAGCAACCACTACTAACAAACTTTATCAAAACCCAACACTAGCACAAGAAAAAGTTTTAGCTGCCGCTAAATATGCCACTTCAATCAGTGTGGCCTATCGTGTTCCCCGAAAATTGCTACCCGATATCGCTGTAATATGGTCACCCTATATAGAAAGTAGGCAAATATCAGGTTTTGTAAACGAAGCGATGAAAGGAGAAGAACTAGCTAATGAGAAAGACGCCTTACTGTGTGTTTGGCTACACGAAGACTTTGCCAAAAGTTTGCTAGAAAAGAGTAATGAGGAAATATTTTCTCTCATCAAACCTGAATTACTGCGTATTTGTCCCTGGTTTAATTCAGCAGAACAACTACAAAATCATGACTTGGAACGTTGGCCTGAAGCTATGCCTAAATTCTATCCGGGTTATCTAAAAATAGTGCAATCATTTTTAGCGAGCGGCCAAGGAGAACAGAATATCTATTTTTGCGGCGACTACGTGAATTCCTTATGGACAGAAGGAGCTTTAAGGGGAGGGAAAAGAACAGCGCAGTTAATTCTGAATGCAGAAAGCTGA
- a CDS encoding KH domain-containing protein, with product MTGEEKVPSDLAFLEYILKAIVDFPDMVQVTRTIDQLGVLLTVVVDAKDMGTIIGKNGKTANALRVLLRVIGAKENAHVNMKIVDTERNTETSISLDDEKV from the coding sequence ATGACTGGTGAAGAAAAAGTTCCTTCAGATCTTGCCTTTCTTGAGTACATCCTGAAGGCAATTGTGGATTTTCCTGACATGGTGCAGGTTACCCGAACAATTGATCAGTTGGGCGTGCTACTTACTGTAGTGGTAGATGCTAAAGACATGGGTACGATTATTGGTAAAAATGGTAAAACAGCTAATGCATTGCGTGTCCTTCTCAGAGTAATTGGTGCCAAAGAAAACGCTCATGTAAACATGAAAATTGTTGATACTGAGCGCAATACTGAGACATCAATTAGTCTTGATGATGAAAAAGTTTAA
- a CDS encoding HAD hydrolase family protein: MARLTDFTFPLEGLNYTDLIEIERLCQVNGWGFTYSSIHGHIKDPHQHKAAGIRKLIRLASELRTEAKQLITVGDSRNDQEMFDSSLFPYSVGVANIERHLNQMQYHPKYVTEAPGAAGFCELIAALVKNKRQLS, from the coding sequence GTGGCAAGATTAACCGATTTCACTTTTCCTCTTGAAGGTCTCAATTATACTGATTTAATAGAAATTGAGCGATTATGTCAGGTGAATGGCTGGGGATTTACTTATAGTAGCATTCATGGGCATATCAAAGATCCTCACCAACATAAAGCTGCTGGGATTCGTAAGTTGATCCGACTGGCGTCAGAATTAAGAACAGAAGCGAAACAACTAATTACTGTTGGAGACAGTCGTAATGATCAAGAAATGTTTGATAGTAGCTTATTTCCCTATTCAGTAGGAGTTGCCAATATCGAGCGTCATTTGAACCAAATGCAATATCATCCTAAATATGTTACAGAAGCACCAGGTGCAGCTGGATTTTGTGAATTGATTGCAGCTTTAGTGAAAAATAAAAGGCAGCTTAGTTAA
- a CDS encoding VTT domain-containing protein — MHLFIQIVHWLEALADKVPLTLFIFLGALIEEVIAPIPSPSLLTLAGSVAVSQGLPMISLIWLALIGAVGKALGGWVLYYLGDKAEDIILKKWGKFFGITHSHIESFGSRFHKGHRDIFVLTAIRALPIIPSAPVSIACGVIKLDIKVYLLGTFLGNIPRNLIFLYFGYSGVQVFSNIVGQFDQTESLVQIGIFVAVAALIAWSYWKRKKHS, encoded by the coding sequence GTGCATTTATTTATTCAAATTGTTCATTGGTTAGAAGCATTAGCAGATAAAGTCCCCCTTACCTTATTCATCTTTTTGGGTGCTCTGATTGAGGAAGTAATTGCCCCCATCCCCTCACCTTCATTATTAACTTTGGCAGGCTCAGTAGCCGTAAGCCAAGGCTTGCCAATGATCAGTCTCATTTGGTTGGCATTGATTGGCGCAGTGGGCAAAGCTTTAGGAGGCTGGGTTTTATATTATTTGGGTGACAAAGCTGAAGATATTATTTTGAAAAAATGGGGTAAATTTTTTGGCATCACTCATAGTCATATCGAAAGTTTCGGTAGCCGTTTTCACAAAGGCCATCGCGATATCTTTGTCCTCACCGCTATTAGAGCTTTACCGATTATCCCCAGTGCCCCCGTTTCTATTGCCTGTGGCGTAATTAAATTAGACATAAAAGTCTATTTATTAGGCACATTCCTAGGCAATATTCCTCGCAACCTCATTTTCCTCTACTTCGGCTATAGCGGTGTCCAAGTATTTTCTAATATTGTCGGCCAATTCGACCAAACTGAATCGTTAGTTCAAATTGGCATATTTGTAGCAGTAGCGGCCCTAATAGCTTGGAGCTATTGGAAAAGAAAAAAGCATTCTTAG
- the ftsZ gene encoding cell division protein FtsZ — translation MESKKSSAPVSQARIFVVGVGGGGGNVLKTMIKSRLEGVKFIAVNTDAQDLEASPAEVKIHVGVQTTKGLGAGANPEVGKKAAEENIEELKDALAGADMVFVTCGLGGGTGTGAAPVIAQVARETGALTIGVVTKPFSFEGQRRAQVAEAGYNELRANVDSLITIPNDRLLALIDRKTSIMDAFEIVDDVLRQAVQSISDLINMHGMINVDFADVRSVMKNSGSSLMGIGYGTGENRALEAAKAAIDSPLLDLSIAGAKGLLINITGGNDLSMFEVDEAAKVVAESASEDANIIFGMVIDDRMAGEIKVTVIATGFDASDTQVLPQTTITPARRSSSTMSDPYKNAMAKHGNFFGKQSHVSPVASIAKQSAFGAKPNSISPKVTQSQSANIPAQQSSATDEYEVPTFLRRQVK, via the coding sequence ATGGAATCTAAGAAGTCATCTGCACCAGTATCGCAAGCAAGAATTTTTGTCGTAGGTGTTGGCGGAGGTGGAGGCAATGTGTTGAAAACGATGATTAAATCTCGTTTGGAAGGTGTGAAGTTTATTGCAGTCAATACTGATGCTCAAGACCTAGAGGCTTCTCCTGCTGAAGTGAAAATTCATGTTGGCGTACAAACCACTAAAGGTTTGGGAGCTGGTGCTAACCCAGAAGTGGGGAAAAAGGCAGCAGAAGAAAATATTGAAGAACTCAAAGATGCTTTAGCCGGTGCCGATATGGTGTTTGTTACTTGTGGTCTAGGTGGTGGTACGGGTACTGGTGCTGCTCCTGTCATTGCTCAAGTTGCTCGTGAAACGGGTGCCTTGACTATCGGTGTCGTTACTAAGCCATTTAGTTTTGAAGGACAAAGAAGAGCGCAGGTTGCTGAAGCTGGCTACAATGAGTTACGTGCTAATGTGGATAGTTTGATCACTATTCCTAATGATCGTTTACTAGCACTCATCGATCGAAAAACATCTATTATGGATGCGTTCGAAATCGTTGATGATGTTCTTCGCCAAGCAGTGCAAAGTATCTCTGATTTGATCAATATGCACGGTATGATCAATGTAGACTTTGCTGATGTGCGTTCAGTAATGAAAAATTCTGGATCTTCACTGATGGGTATTGGTTATGGTACTGGTGAAAATCGTGCTCTCGAAGCAGCTAAGGCAGCAATTGATAGTCCGCTTTTGGATCTTTCCATTGCCGGAGCTAAGGGCTTGTTGATCAATATTACTGGTGGCAATGATCTCAGCATGTTTGAGGTGGATGAAGCAGCAAAAGTGGTTGCTGAGTCTGCTTCAGAGGATGCTAATATCATTTTCGGTATGGTGATTGATGATCGTATGGCTGGTGAAATCAAAGTAACTGTGATTGCTACCGGATTTGATGCTAGTGATACTCAGGTTTTACCCCAAACAACTATTACACCTGCACGTCGTAGCTCCTCAACAATGAGCGATCCTTATAAGAATGCTATGGCAAAACATGGCAATTTCTTTGGCAAACAAAGTCATGTGTCACCAGTGGCAAGCATTGCTAAACAAAGTGCTTTTGGGGCTAAGCCAAATTCTATTTCTCCTAAGGTAACTCAATCACAAAGTGCTAATATACCAGCACAGCAATCTTCTGCCACCGATGAGTATGAGGTGCCAACTTTCCTTCGTCGCCAAGTGAAATAA
- the typA gene encoding translational GTPase TypA — protein MLSLRNIAVIAHVDHGKTTLVDALLRQTHSLKEKEGEEQKQIMDSNDLERERGITIFAKNASFEYKGSKINLVDTPGHADFGGEVERTLRMVDGALLLVDAKEGPMPQTRFVLKKSLELGHKVIVVINKIDKKDVRIDWVVNKTFDLFVELGATDEQADFPIVYAAGALGKAGPTQDLNSMENIVPLLDTIISVIPEGSRDEKSPLQALVFALKYDSYKGQLGICKLYRGQVKKGQDVLHMKRDGTTQKARLAEVLVYEGLGMKNADIAYAGDIVVLAGMEGLKIGDTIADKDQPEALPVIQVEEPTVKMMFSVNTSPFAGKEGDFVTTRQIRERLYRELMTDMALRVDDTGSADQWIVSGRGELHLSILLETMRREGYEVQVSKPEVIFKEENGQKLEPYEEITCEVPKEFSGTVIEKMGKRKAEMTDMQSEGDRVIMVFTIPTRGFIGFRSEFLTDTKGQGIMNTVLLGYRPYAGDIQAMPHGSLIAFETGETTPYALFAIQDRGDLFIGPNVQVYAGMVIGRNAKPLDMEVNACRAKKLTNMRASGNDENVILTPAKNMSLEQSLEYISEDELVEITPQSIRIRKMVLDQNARKRSQR, from the coding sequence ATGTTGTCTCTTCGCAATATCGCAGTTATCGCTCACGTGGATCATGGCAAAACTACTCTTGTGGATGCCTTACTTAGGCAAACACATTCACTGAAAGAAAAAGAGGGGGAAGAGCAAAAGCAAATTATGGACTCCAATGATTTGGAGCGCGAACGTGGTATTACTATTTTTGCTAAAAATGCTTCGTTTGAATATAAAGGAAGCAAAATCAACTTGGTAGATACCCCTGGGCATGCTGACTTCGGTGGTGAAGTGGAACGCACTTTGCGTATGGTCGATGGCGCTTTGCTTTTGGTAGACGCCAAGGAAGGACCAATGCCGCAAACGCGTTTTGTCTTGAAGAAATCCTTGGAGCTTGGTCATAAGGTGATTGTGGTGATAAATAAAATCGATAAAAAAGATGTTCGTATTGATTGGGTAGTAAATAAGACTTTTGATCTTTTTGTTGAATTGGGTGCTACTGATGAACAAGCAGATTTTCCTATTGTTTATGCTGCCGGTGCTCTCGGTAAAGCTGGTCCTACTCAAGATCTGAATAGTATGGAAAATATTGTTCCTCTTTTGGATACTATTATTAGCGTAATTCCCGAAGGTAGCCGAGATGAGAAAAGTCCATTACAAGCTTTAGTGTTTGCTTTAAAATATGATAGTTACAAAGGCCAATTAGGTATTTGTAAGCTTTATCGCGGTCAGGTGAAAAAAGGGCAAGATGTTTTGCATATGAAGCGTGATGGTACTACTCAAAAGGCTCGTCTTGCTGAAGTTTTGGTATATGAAGGTTTGGGTATGAAAAATGCTGATATTGCTTATGCTGGCGATATTGTAGTGCTTGCTGGTATGGAAGGATTGAAAATTGGCGACACTATTGCTGATAAGGATCAACCAGAAGCTTTGCCAGTAATTCAAGTGGAAGAACCGACAGTGAAAATGATGTTTTCAGTAAATACTAGTCCTTTTGCTGGTAAAGAGGGAGATTTTGTTACTACTCGTCAGATTCGGGAACGTCTGTATCGTGAACTAATGACCGATATGGCCTTGCGTGTCGATGACACAGGGTCTGCTGATCAATGGATTGTATCCGGAAGAGGAGAATTGCATCTTTCTATTCTCTTGGAGACTATGCGTCGTGAAGGCTATGAGGTGCAAGTGTCCAAGCCTGAAGTTATCTTCAAAGAAGAAAATGGCCAAAAGTTAGAACCTTATGAAGAAATTACTTGTGAAGTGCCCAAAGAATTTTCAGGCACAGTAATCGAAAAAATGGGTAAGAGAAAAGCAGAAATGACTGATATGCAAAGTGAAGGGGATAGGGTGATTATGGTATTTACTATTCCTACGCGTGGTTTTATTGGATTCCGTAGTGAATTTCTTACTGATACCAAAGGTCAAGGTATTATGAATACCGTGCTATTGGGCTATCGTCCTTATGCTGGTGATATTCAAGCCATGCCTCATGGATCATTGATTGCCTTTGAAACTGGAGAGACTACTCCGTATGCTCTTTTTGCTATTCAGGATCGTGGAGATCTGTTCATTGGTCCCAATGTGCAAGTATATGCAGGTATGGTTATTGGTCGCAATGCTAAACCATTGGATATGGAAGTAAATGCTTGTCGTGCCAAAAAGCTTACCAATATGCGTGCTTCAGGTAATGATGAAAATGTTATTTTGACTCCAGCAAAAAATATGAGCTTAGAGCAATCACTAGAATATATTAGTGAAGATGAATTGGTGGAAATCACTCCTCAAAGTATCCGTATTCGTAAAATGGTTTTGGATCAGAATGCGAGGAAGAGATCACAACGATAA
- a CDS encoding HAD hydrolase family protein — translation MIKLGDAESRWMREINTVATDVDGTLTDASGHFSPDFIAALQLCQRNNIRVLLVTGRPAPWVQGMVEYLPVAGGIGENGGIFCPKEKEANMRLLVGDNDELPLLDWKKIEADRLARMAIFEILKKSIHN, via the coding sequence ATGATTAAGCTTGGTGATGCAGAGAGTAGATGGATGCGAGAGATTAATACGGTAGCTACTGATGTGGATGGTACCTTGACTGATGCCAGCGGTCACTTTTCTCCAGATTTTATTGCTGCTTTGCAACTCTGCCAACGCAATAATATTCGTGTGTTGCTGGTTACCGGTCGTCCAGCTCCTTGGGTACAGGGGATGGTGGAATACCTTCCTGTGGCTGGCGGTATCGGTGAAAATGGTGGTATTTTTTGTCCTAAAGAAAAAGAGGCCAATATGAGGTTGTTAGTTGGTGATAATGATGAATTACCGCTATTAGATTGGAAAAAGATAGAGGCTGATCGGCTAGCTAGGATGGCTATTTTTGAGATTCTGAAAAAAAGTATTCACAATTAA